ttaatggtcaaaataggtaaacaactaaaatacaaggtGAAAATTATAATCAATATGTCttcacgtgtccatataaagaacatgttgtacgagtatggtgaaaatgaatcaccaccccacaatctctcaaaaaatattttaaaatatatatattttaataattacaacAGACTACGCGAAACgcggttatattttctagttaatcTTATAAGACAAAGCCTTTACGAATGAATATTAAAGGGGCTGCCGAGAAAATTGTGCAAAACCATATTGTTCGGTTTCAAAAAACTTTGTGGGGACCAATTATATGAACTTCAACTCCATATGATATATCGagtcattaattaaattaaataatttagcCTCAAACATCAAAAGTCATAATCAGTAAATGAGTACAAGCAGTAATATATTTGTGGGGGAATTAAGTTGGAGTATCTAAAGGTAACAAACTAACTAAAGTTAGAGTAACAAACTAACCAATACGATAATGTCACATTTGGATAGTGAGATTAGATAGGATTAGATTGagttgaattaaaaaaaatataagataaaaacatagaaaaatacaTAAGTTATTCATTTAAGACATTCTATAATTTTTTAGTAAATTCGAGATAATTTACAAAgtagaaaacagagtataaaacAATTTATTTTGcaagtatataaaaaaaaaatagcacaCATGCAAAATACTATAATTAGAAATCTAATTTTGGCatcttaaattattttaaattttttaaaaatttgaaggATTTACTAAATAGTTATAATTTacactattatatatataaaaaataagttAGAACTTATTTATGtatcaaaaatagaaaaataacacAGGTGTGTCCAAAAAAATAAGCATAGCACAGTAACTCCCTATATTATACAATGTTTATAATTGTCATTTTTACAAATATGTATATTcttaaacttttttttctttgcaaaataatttattttagttATAAATCGATCGCATTCAAAATAATTATGTTAAAAAATTATAAGTATTAAATACAGCCTAATGTTAAACTTAGTCTCATATAAGTTTTGTTTACAGTTAAATGAGAGTCGTGCTTCTACGTTAACAAATGAAAGAGGTCATGTTTTACTGCGCCAAAATTCAAATGTATACACAAACACAAACATAATTATCCTTGGTCTGAGCCACGACGTAGACTTGTAATATATGTAGTAATAAGTAGTAGTAGGGTgtggatatttatttatttattattttgtctATTTTTGTTTGATACAAGAAAATAAAACCCTAGTACCTTGGGGTCCCTTTGTTTCAGGGTACTAACACATGGAATTAGACAATTTGGTCCAGTCTCATGTTTGGACAAAACATTGGCTTTCTTGAGGATTAGACATAATTGTCCCTCCTCCAAAGTAGTATTGATTTGAAGAGTAATGGGGGGTTGTACACTATTAATTTGAGTAGACTAGTATACTTATTATAGTAATTCATCCTAATATTGTAATTGATAAATCAATTAAGAGTTTATCatgtataattttttattgttaaggGGCACCAGGATACTCAACACCATAATAAAGTGTCATATTGTTTTTGGTGAAATTTAATATTGGACTCCGCACACTGAATTGATTGAATTTAACAATTATTATAGAATATCTCTAACCAATTATAACGTGTCATCTCTTGTAGTATTGGACACCTGAAGTGTCAAATAACAACattttttctatatatttatatcCGTGGTATATTCTacattataatgaaatgaacgctAATTGGTCGAGTAGCAAGAGGTTCGTGAACTCCACACTCATATTTGCCACATAAGTCCTTTAAACCTCTTTTTAGTGGGTTTAATCTAATATAAGATATACACAATGTGATTGGTATATTAGATAAAGAAGAGAAGTCATCTTATTGATCATCTTTCTATCTTGTACGATTGATTGATTATTGTTAAATTTTAGGAAATGTACTCATTTGTACCTATCATTTTATAAATTATCATTTTAGTAATCTCTTTTCCCAATAATGCTTTTATGatattgtgtattttaaatttatacatatttgatatttTAGACTCAGATTTAATAAATAGAAATTTATCAATATTACCAAATTACAATTAGTTTTGTgtgattaagtaattaaatttgaatttggaattTATGTAAATGAGAGCACtttgattaaattagtaaaattaataaaatttgaatttaagataacaaatatgtacaatttcaaaaTATAAAGTACCAAATGATTATTATTGTAAACATATATTACAAAAATCATACTTTACAAAATCAGAGTAAATGATTACCAACCCTAAATTTATTTGGAATAATTGTTAAAAAGAAAATTGTGCTCTTTCTCAAAATTATTTTCAAGATCACTTCAAAAAATTTCAACTTTAACAGGTAACAAGAACCACATTGAGACAAGGAACATGATTTACATTTAGTATGATCCTTGAAACAAGTAACATGATCGACATTGAGTTATATAAATAActcatattttattattgatcaACAAACTCATACTCTTATACAAATTATACTAATGGATCAAAGTTAAAAGCAActaaattaaaacttaattactTCTCCAAACCCAATATACCCAAACTCTACCACAATCAGAATATTAAACttttaactaaaatcataaaataaatataattaatatgattatatatcttaatcttattattaataaattttttatatcTAAACTACTCAACCTACTCCTCTTATAAACAATGTGAGACTAAAATcccatttattttttaattcaaCACAAAATTCTAACACATTATTGGAATTCACTTACTGGATTCACTTACGATATATAGTTAATTTTAGATAGACAACGTTTTATATCACTCAGATAGGAGAGTGATCAGAGATCTTCAATGTGTTGGGTAATTGGTCTGCAACAAAAATGTGAAATATCCCCATAACTCCAGTGTGTGATTGGGTGCTATTGTACTTGGACTCAAGAACCAATGTCTCACCATCGAGTATTTGGACTGAGCCTGGTTTAGGATAACAAGTAGACATTCCCACAACGTAACCGGCCTCATTCCCTGCTTCATTTCCTTTTCCATAGATTGGATTCGACGAACATATCACCCTTCCATCCTGAAAATCACAGTTCAAATTGTTAATAGTCCCATATTTATAGATTTATAAGAGCACGAAACCAGTTTGGAAAAGCAAAAAAGAGTCACCTCTCCATATAATGTTGAACCAGCTCCCCCAGTATGCTGGTGAGCGACACCATACACAACATATCCACCTGTTGGTATGCTGACCCTTGTGCTTTCAGTGTCAATGCATCTGTCCCTACTCACACCAGTGCCTTTGCATGATTCCACAACTTGGTATTCGGTCTTACACACAAGAAATTTTGATTAAGCTAATCAAATTGGGAGTTGAATTGATAAATAATTCTTACAACTACTGCACAATTAGTATAAGCTTTTTGTGGATTTAAGTGTCCAGTTGACTTCTATTAAAGTACAGTGTCCCCCATGAAAAGTGTGTGAGAATATTTAACAATTTATAAGAACATGAGTTAATCCAATTAGTAAGTAATAGGTTTTAAGAAGAACCTCATCATTCTTAACAACTCCAAattattatgtgcatatatgATAGATGTACTCTAGTATTCCATAATATGTGCATATATGATAGATGTACTCTAGTACTCTCAAACGGACTCAAAGCATCTAAGATAAGTTATACAAGGTCTTTCTTAATGTGTCATTCTGTTTCTAACATAAACATCATGTAGCTTTTCATGGAAACAGACTGCAATAACTTAGAACAAaatcttacataattttttcCTATACCGAACATCTGATACAATAGAATAATCCACTActctctttcaaaaaaaaaaaaaagaataatccAGTACTAGTCAAGATTAACATCCATTACAGTAGTCATGTGTGTGTATAAAATTCAGGTGTTAGTAAGGAGGTAATATTCACTTACTTGGCAATCATGTTTAGCAGAGTTCAAACCATTCCAAGTATCAGTAACATCAAGAATATATATCTTCAGAGGCAAAACAGAATCAGTCCAATCAATCCATTCCACAGTATATCTGAGGTAGAGGCTTCTCTTGACCCCCTGAAAGCCTTTTCTCACTCTACATTGTGTTTGATCATAGCAACACAAAAGGCCTCCTTTATAATCTGACCTCAAAGGCCGGCCATACTCATCCTTGGAGATGTTATACAAATCACATCTGCACTCAGTGCATCCGAATCGGTCGACCGCGCCTCGCGCATCAATTGCGTGCACATTGAGAAACCATCTCTCCTCATAACCATCAGGAATTTCAGTAGGATTACCAACTTCAATTCCATAAGGATCAGGAGCAAACGTAGACGTTTTACGTGTTTCGGAGCCAAAACCATAATACTGCCCAAGAATATCATCCTGGCATATTCCACTGTTTCTAGCAATCGTGATATTCGACATATTATGCTTCTGATTGTCATCTTTGGGTTGATAATATCTGACGATGGCCCAATGATGAATATAAGTTTCGTGAAGAGGGACAGAGTGTCCTGCCTCATCAACTACTTCAGCATAAAAACTCTTTAGAGCAATATGGCCTCTTGGAAAGTCAACGTCGTAGTAAAATTTGTTCACGACTGATCCTGGTTCCAGCTCAAACTTGGGGGATCGAAAAACCATAGATTTCATCTTTGTTATTCGAAGGGAATTTGAACACGGTATGGTCGATGTGAATATTACTAGTTGTGTTACTATTAGTAATGCTGCCACACATAAAGACCTGCCTCCGAAAGGGTGTACCATTTTTGTACTGCCGCCAGTAATGACACCGAAAAATTTCTCAGTGGATATAGCCTAAACCAACAATAAAATATTAAAGCCACATTTGGATAAGATTAGATGGGACaataataactatatataaaaacgaaaaaaatatagaaaaattaaGATTAATGACACGAAGGTTTAAGGTTGAACTTTGGCAGAACTAGGAtatttttggaaagaaaaaaaatccacTTTTGCGGTCTCTTTAAACTGTCAGTTGAAGATTTTAAAGTTAAAAGTGCGAAGAATTAGCTTATCAAACACTAGATAGCGCAAATGGCAAatcttattaaaataaataaataaaatagcaaCAAGAATTAACTAGAAAGTTAGGAAGAAACAATTAACAAATCATTATTGGTGCaaaggaaaaaatatatatataactacaaAATATCAGCAAAAAGTAGAGAGCAGTATTATTAATAAGAGGTTAGAagaattttttataattattcagtacaaaatgattttaatttggaATAGAAACTTATGTGGAACGTACCAAAGCAACCAGTAATTGGGTGTGGCAATAAAACGGCACCGGGcacaataaaatgaaaaaaaaattaattgaaacCTGAAATTTTCTAGATAGAAGAGCAAActacagaaaagaaaaaaaaaagaacacacAATACATATTCAAACTAGAAAAGAGAAGCAGAGATCACTCTTCCTCAGTTTTATATCTGACATTCTCTTATCCAATCCAAAGAGTACCTGTGGCTGTAGGGATACAATACAAGATAAGCGAGGCGATGATGGTTTGTTTCTGTAATGTTATTAAGTTAAAGTGCGATAGTGTTTTTATGTACTACATAATCATTTGCCAACGTACAAGTTTCTCTTTTTTTAGGGGCATGTGATAATTGACAGCTCATTATCTGATCAATcacgttttttttttataaaaactatCTAAATAAGACATTCAGCCATTGTAATCTTTAATGAATTTTGACATTACTTTTTGTCATTGTCTAGCTATCTGGCCATTCTTAGTGTAATTTGTAATGATGTCGTCTtgacaatcttttttttttcctcagcttttttattttctctcgtagtgtctctttctctctctaaaaggTGTGGACCACATGTGATTTAAGGTAGTACTGTGTTAGTTATGTTATATAATTACAGCATCTCCAACCTTGATATTTTATTTGGTGTTACAccaatatcaaatttgttgtcaAAAACCATTTTTACTCCAATCACAATATTAAAAACTACACATACAaaaaaaatctttattattatattatttatttaaataaattaaatattctttttattattatattaatttatcaaaatcatcacaattattatatctaattaatattttaaataaaactactcaTTAATTACAtgacaataatattatataaataattaaaactcgataaattaaaaaattatattacatGTAGTAACATAAAGATTATATcactagagaaaaaaaaaattacattacaTTAGATGAAATTATAATGACAATGTGATGTTTAATgtgttcaattttaattttttttaatgtgtcTTTAAATTTGTAATGTTTGTATTGTGTAATattaagaaaaatacaaatatttaataatgttttatttaaattataattaaaaaaataatttgtggTATATACAATTTAATCTCCACATAATAAACTAAATTCTAaattctatatataataatataaatatatatataaataataatataaatgtatataataataattatatataataaaataatgaaagaaaaaatatatatataccgtGTACTACAGTACACGACATATATGCTGTGTACTGTAGCCAAAATATCAAATTTGATATATATATGCAGCTTCATTGGAGTGCCACCTACTGCATATATGCAATTATAGTGATACATTGGAGAAGCCCTTAgtgatggtttttttttttgagagGTGTTGGACTTTTATAGTTTATAAATagttacttttatttatttatatatagttaggggtttcactttaagttTTATTGGTAGAGTTCTAAGTGTTCTcgatccgtgaacagttttttgTGTGAATTTTGTTATGGCCGTATGTATTGTAGCTAtctagagcatcctgcaaattttcagaaaattcttaatagtttacagtatcgaaaactaagttcaaacatgatGTTGCAcgcgtaactaatttttttttatgcgcatagaaaataatatgtttgaacatagttttcggtactgtaaactatttggaattttctaaaaatttgcaggatgctctaaatagctacaatatatatggtcataaaaaaaatcgcgccgaaaactgttcacgggtcgaaaaACACTGAGAGACCCACcagtagagcttaaagtgaagcgcttataaaaaaattatcatgtaTATGtacttgtttagttttatttatataatttattaattatttttattaaatttatattaatgtcatatagatttcaaataaatattttattttaattaaataatctatttatttttgtttaagttaatgtttgttctagtttttaaatttaagtataacgacaagagattatatattatatgtttaatgtattattaaatattatacgcggattgctagtttttttaaaaaaaataatttattgttaattgacaataaaatatattatatgatattattctaataagtgagtttaagtttaattaaattttacttaagttataaaacgtataattttattatttttaaataattattattgtaaaatatctcaaaaatatcatattttaacttgtttaattattatttattttattttatttaagttcaaTTATTTACAAACTatagttaaatataataataatatgttaaatataagaatattccataaaaattaatattaaaataattaaaaattattaaaattaaaattttttgttaACTACATAGttcacacttattatatagaagaaatGTTAGATCCATTCACTGCactttaataaaattatatatattatacgcAAATTACCTTCAACAtcttaattattaatattttatgagATAAAACTTCAAATGTTATAGGCATAATTTCGATGATTGATAAAATCTAATAATTGGACCGATCAACAGCCAGTTCTTGAATGATGAGAAATTAATATCACACTATTATACAGCTACTAGGTGGTGACAGTGCCACAATGTGTTAGAGCTTCTTTAACCCTACCAACTGTACAAGAACCTTAAATATTCACAAGATCATATTAAATGTTGGagcgaaaaaagaaaaaaaaaatccaaaatgaaTGGTTTTTATTTGGTCCTTAAATAACATTTGAGTTTGGTTTGAAGGaatgaaaatggaggattttttaaTATTGTATTAGAgtgattttttctattattttttaatgGATTATAGTCATTCTACTAAAACGGTGGAAAAATCATTTTATTTGAATGACATTCTAATATTCTAAAATGTAACAAAACAAAACAATGTAATGAAAATTGATTCATTTCCATTTTACTACAGGTAATGTTTGGTTGTAGAGAatgaaaatagaaaaataggAGTGAGAATAAGAAAAACAATTAGAATGAAATGGAATAAAaatgaatttaaataaaaaaaataagaaaatgacaGGAAAAATAccaaatgttttaaaatacttaaacttatatatcaattcttttattttttcagccgtaaaaatatgaaatatttgttaataattttatttaagtaataatattaaatatttattaatagttGCACTGAGTaccaaaaattttaaataattttttgttataaataaaattgattttatatattttataaaaaccatgtcagtaatataaatatatatatatgtagcaaTAATATTAAATTTGTACTGATAGTGGCACTTAAATATAAATTCATGTTTCtctaagtttttatgtttctttaatttttattagtttttatatgcttttaTACATTAAAATTGATTTCatacaatttttaaaaataatttaaggaATATTTAGAACAATAATTCTAAATCTCTACTAATATTTACCCttaaatataaattcaatttttttttattctctatctttttcatttaattttttagattttaataatttaaaattgactttatatatttttaaaattattcaaggaatatttgaaataattttcttttaaaattagcAAATATTTGGTATTATTGTcgtgacaaaaaaaaaagaattgttCTTAAGTGCAACTATTAATAAAAATTTGGTATTATTGccgcaaaaataaaataattaattggtACTTAAGTGAAactattaacaaatatttgatatttttgctgccgaaaaaaaaattggtatataagtaaaagtatttgaaaatatttggtattttttcccattatttattatttttttacaatcttGCACTGAAATTGTCTTTTCTCCCATTTTCAAATGAAATAGTCATTCTACTAAAATGGTAGAAAAACTATTTCATTGGAATAGCATTCCAA
This genomic interval from Humulus lupulus chromosome 8, drHumLupu1.1, whole genome shotgun sequence contains the following:
- the LOC133797566 gene encoding uncharacterized protein LOC133797566, with the translated sequence MVHPFGGRSLCVAALLIVTQLVIFTSTIPCSNSLRITKMKSMVFRSPKFELEPGSVVNKFYYDVDFPRGHIALKSFYAEVVDEAGHSVPLHETYIHHWAIVRYYQPKDDNQKHNMSNITIARNSGICQDDILGQYYGFGSETRKTSTFAPDPYGIEVGNPTEIPDGYEERWFLNVHAIDARGAVDRFGCTECRCDLYNISKDEYGRPLRSDYKGGLLCCYDQTQCRVRKGFQGVKRSLYLRYTVEWIDWTDSVLPLKIYILDVTDTWNGLNSAKHDCQTEYQVVESCKGTGVSRDRCIDTESTRVSIPTGGYVVYGVAHQHTGGAGSTLYGEDGRVICSSNPIYGKGNEAGNEAGYVVGMSTCYPKPGSVQILDGETLVLESKYNSTQSHTGVMGIFHIFVADQLPNTLKISDHSPI